In one Staphylococcus lutrae genomic region, the following are encoded:
- a CDS encoding MFS transporter, whose amino-acid sequence MSQKRSNVRWLFAGIFFLIGVIAYMDRSNISYIAVPMMEDLHLTKAQFGLLGSFFSLGYALMQVPSGFLAEKYGPKKMISIALVWWSAFTIFTGMVKNHGLIFFVRFLFGVGESPMFPSNAVFNTYWFSKHEKGRAASALLAGSYFGPVLAPIVTVSISNAFGWQAVFYIFGVIGFLIAILWAIIAKDLPEHHKMVNEAEKYFIVENRDVVKTAKSTPPWGTFFSRFSFYAIAIQYFVVQFVITLFLYWYPTYLMEQFHVDRDTMSKIAGIPWLVMFVFILSGGSISDKILSKGKSRFAARAIIAIVGFVIFGISLNFAVTSDSLVKNIVWMSLCLSSIGLAMVMSWASATDLGRNYSGTVSGWMNLWGNIGAVISPIFAGYLAEMIGWIPTLRSMLLLVVLAIVLWFFVKPDHPLVKDES is encoded by the coding sequence ATGAGTCAAAAGAGATCAAATGTACGTTGGCTTTTTGCAGGGATATTTTTCTTAATCGGGGTAATTGCCTATATGGACCGGTCGAATATTTCTTACATCGCTGTACCGATGATGGAAGATTTACACCTTACAAAAGCACAATTTGGCTTACTCGGTTCATTTTTCTCATTAGGGTATGCGCTGATGCAAGTACCGTCAGGGTTTTTAGCTGAAAAATATGGACCTAAAAAAATGATTAGTATTGCTTTAGTATGGTGGAGTGCTTTTACTATTTTTACAGGTATGGTCAAAAACCATGGTTTAATCTTTTTCGTACGGTTCCTTTTTGGGGTAGGGGAATCACCGATGTTTCCATCTAATGCTGTATTCAATACATATTGGTTCAGCAAACACGAAAAAGGGCGTGCTGCAAGTGCGCTATTAGCAGGTTCTTATTTTGGACCTGTACTTGCACCTATCGTGACAGTATCTATTTCTAATGCGTTCGGTTGGCAAGCTGTATTTTACATCTTTGGTGTCATTGGATTTTTAATCGCGATTTTATGGGCGATTATTGCGAAAGATTTACCAGAGCATCATAAAATGGTCAATGAAGCAGAAAAATATTTCATTGTCGAAAATCGAGATGTGGTGAAAACGGCTAAATCGACACCCCCATGGGGAACATTTTTCTCACGTTTTAGTTTTTATGCGATTGCCATTCAATATTTTGTCGTTCAATTTGTTATTACACTCTTTTTGTACTGGTATCCAACATACCTTATGGAGCAATTCCATGTGGATCGAGATACAATGAGTAAAATTGCAGGTATTCCTTGGTTAGTGATGTTCGTGTTTATTTTAAGTGGCGGTTCTATTTCAGATAAGATTTTGAGTAAAGGGAAGTCACGTTTTGCAGCACGTGCCATTATCGCGATTGTAGGATTTGTTATTTTCGGTATCTCTCTTAACTTTGCAGTAACATCAGATAGTTTAGTGAAAAACATTGTTTGGATGTCACTTTGTCTAAGTAGTATTGGTTTAGCGATGGTCATGAGTTGGGCTTCCGCAACAGATTTAGGACGTAACTATTCTGGAACGGTTTCAGGATGGATGAACCTATGGGGAAATATCGGTGCTGTTATCAGTCCAATTTTTGCAGGATATTTAGCTGAAATGATTGGTTGGATTCCAACATTACGTTCTATGCTACTGTTAGTCGTTCTTGCGATTGTGTTATGGTTCTTTGTTAAGCCGGATCACCCGTTAGTTAAAGACGAGTCATAA
- a CDS encoding fructose-1,6-bisphosphatase codes for MSSQSEKELKRQYLDLIAEKFDSEEKVATEIIHLESILDLPKGTEHFVSDLHGEYHAFQHVLRNGSGNVQAKIHDIFQSRLSHKEMNTLIALVYYPEEKIKRIKNDFNTIEESHVWYKNTINHLLELIKYTSSKYTRTKLRHSLAPEYRFMTEELLYKSNEYNNKKAYYETMIQQIIQLHQADKFMISLAHAIQRLVVDHLHVVGDIYDRGPAPDKIMDTLIDYHSVDIQWGNHDVLWMGAYAGSKVCLANLLRICARYDNLDIIEDAYGINLRPLLTLAEKYYDDNPAFRPKKHPEKNPSESEILQITKIHQAIAMIQFKLEGPIIKRRPEFEMTERLLLDRVNYRERSIEINGKVHPITNTCFKTVDPRQPTALLEEEKEVMDKLLISVQESEKLRRHVDFLMKKGNLYLRYNGNLLIHGCIPIDAQGEMEGMTINGRFLAGRQLIDEFEKHVREAYEHPEVQEDLSTDLIWYLWTGKYSSLFGKRAMTTFERYFIEDKSTHKEEKNPYYRLRENEDVVKKMLQEFDLNPEQGRIINGHTPVKERDGENPIKANGKMLVIDGGFSKAYQSTTGIAGYTLLYNSFGMQLVAHQHFNSKENMLETGEDELSIRRVVDEELERKLIRDTNEGIALQKEIDMLKALLSYRYMK; via the coding sequence ATGTCCTCTCAATCAGAGAAAGAGTTAAAAAGGCAGTATTTAGACTTAATCGCTGAAAAATTTGATTCTGAAGAAAAAGTTGCAACGGAGATTATTCACTTAGAATCGATTTTAGACTTGCCTAAAGGAACGGAACACTTCGTTAGCGACCTTCATGGCGAATATCACGCTTTCCAACACGTCTTACGCAATGGGTCTGGGAATGTGCAAGCAAAAATTCATGATATTTTCCAATCCCGTTTAAGTCACAAAGAAATGAATACATTAATTGCATTAGTGTATTATCCCGAAGAAAAGATTAAACGGATTAAAAATGATTTCAACACGATTGAAGAAAGTCATGTCTGGTATAAAAATACGATTAACCATCTTCTCGAATTGATCAAATATACGTCTTCAAAATATACACGTACAAAATTACGTCATTCTTTAGCACCAGAATATCGATTTATGACAGAAGAGCTACTCTATAAAAGTAATGAATACAATAATAAAAAGGCATATTATGAGACGATGATTCAACAAATCATTCAGCTCCATCAAGCCGACAAATTTATGATTAGCTTGGCACATGCCATTCAAAGACTTGTCGTCGATCACCTACACGTTGTCGGCGATATTTATGACCGTGGCCCTGCTCCTGATAAAATAATGGATACTTTAATTGACTATCACTCTGTCGACATTCAATGGGGGAATCATGACGTCTTATGGATGGGCGCTTATGCTGGATCAAAAGTATGTTTAGCGAACTTACTTCGCATTTGTGCACGTTACGACAATCTCGACATTATAGAAGATGCTTATGGTATCAATTTACGTCCGCTGTTGACATTAGCTGAAAAATATTATGATGATAATCCCGCATTCCGTCCCAAAAAGCATCCTGAAAAAAATCCTTCTGAATCAGAAATACTGCAAATCACTAAAATTCATCAAGCGATTGCAATGATTCAATTTAAATTAGAAGGTCCTATTATTAAACGCCGTCCTGAATTCGAAATGACTGAACGGTTACTACTCGATCGCGTTAATTATCGTGAACGCAGTATAGAAATTAATGGCAAAGTACACCCGATTACAAACACTTGTTTCAAAACCGTTGATCCGCGTCAGCCAACAGCGTTACTTGAAGAAGAAAAAGAAGTCATGGATAAATTATTAATTTCTGTACAAGAATCTGAAAAATTACGCCGGCATGTCGACTTTCTGATGAAAAAAGGAAATCTGTACTTACGTTATAATGGCAATTTACTCATCCATGGATGTATTCCGATTGACGCACAAGGTGAAATGGAAGGCATGACGATTAATGGACGCTTTTTAGCAGGACGTCAACTGATTGATGAATTTGAAAAGCACGTTCGCGAAGCCTATGAGCATCCTGAAGTTCAAGAGGATCTTTCCACAGACCTCATATGGTACTTATGGACCGGCAAATACTCATCACTTTTTGGTAAACGCGCAATGACGACTTTTGAGCGTTATTTCATAGAGGATAAAAGTACGCATAAAGAAGAAAAAAACCCGTATTACCGGTTGCGTGAGAATGAGGACGTCGTCAAAAAAATGCTTCAAGAATTTGATTTAAATCCTGAACAGGGCCGCATTATCAACGGGCACACACCTGTTAAAGAACGTGATGGTGAAAATCCTATTAAAGCGAACGGCAAAATGCTCGTTATTGATGGTGGCTTTTCAAAAGCGTATCAATCAACAACGGGGATTGCAGGATATACGCTATTGTATAACTCATTTGGAATGCAACTCGTTGCACATCAACATTTTAATTCTAAAGAAAATATGTTAGAAACAGGCGAAGATGAACTGTCCATCCGTAGAGTTGTCGACGAGGAACTAGAAAGAAAGTTAATTCGCGATACCAATGAGGGCATCGCGCTGCAAAAAGAAATTGATATGCTTAAAGCGTTACTGTCCTACCGCTACATGAAGTAA
- a CDS encoding alanine/glycine:cation symporter family protein produces the protein MVNILESLNALLWGAPSLILLTGTGLFLTVILKGMQFTKLFHAFKLAFVPNQKEAESEGDISNFKALMTSLAGMIGNGNIAGVATAVSLGGPGAIFWMWVVGLLGMTTKYAEALLAMKYRVQNQNGEYSSGPMYYIEKGLGPRFKFLAIAFAIFGAFAALGIGNSVQSNTIADVMTNSFNVNGFITGIVLVLLISLIIFGGLKRISNVAGFFVPMMAIFYIGASLIILIMNYDQIIPAFRLIFQYAFTPVSAVGGFSGIVVMQAIQNGVSKGIFSNEAGLGTVALISGNAKAGHPATQALVAMTGTFIVTIIVCTMTGLVLLVTGYWDPTGGLLSGVQHDAHLEAGALTSTAFGSSLGTLGEYVVSLSVIFFGFSTIIAWFVYGAKCFEYLFGVKFVMFYGVIYVIATFIGTVANLQTVWLFADTANALMMIPNLIGILFLYKVVQRETAHYFDPSTRLYTK, from the coding sequence GTGGTTAATATCCTAGAAAGTTTAAATGCATTATTGTGGGGCGCACCGAGTCTCATTTTATTAACTGGCACGGGTTTATTTTTAACCGTGATATTAAAAGGCATGCAATTTACGAAATTATTCCATGCGTTCAAGCTGGCATTCGTTCCAAATCAAAAGGAGGCTGAAAGTGAAGGTGACATTAGTAACTTCAAAGCATTAATGACTTCACTTGCCGGCATGATTGGTAACGGAAACATCGCCGGTGTTGCGACAGCTGTCAGTTTAGGAGGTCCAGGTGCCATTTTTTGGATGTGGGTCGTTGGCTTGCTCGGAATGACAACGAAATATGCAGAAGCATTGTTAGCGATGAAATATCGTGTCCAAAATCAAAATGGCGAGTATTCGAGTGGACCCATGTATTACATAGAAAAAGGGCTTGGCCCACGCTTTAAGTTTTTAGCCATCGCCTTTGCCATATTCGGCGCTTTTGCCGCATTAGGGATTGGCAACAGTGTCCAATCGAATACCATTGCCGATGTCATGACCAATAGTTTTAATGTCAACGGCTTTATTACAGGCATTGTGCTCGTACTTCTCATTTCATTAATTATTTTTGGTGGCCTTAAACGGATCAGTAATGTGGCAGGGTTCTTTGTCCCAATGATGGCGATATTTTATATCGGGGCCTCATTGATTATACTGATTATGAATTATGACCAAATCATTCCAGCATTCCGCTTGATATTCCAATATGCGTTTACGCCTGTCTCTGCTGTAGGCGGCTTCTCAGGTATTGTCGTGATGCAAGCAATACAAAATGGTGTATCCAAAGGGATTTTCTCTAACGAAGCCGGCTTAGGAACGGTTGCACTCATTTCTGGTAATGCGAAAGCTGGCCATCCTGCAACGCAAGCCCTTGTAGCGATGACCGGAACTTTTATCGTGACCATTATCGTCTGTACCATGACTGGCCTCGTGTTACTCGTTACAGGATATTGGGATCCAACTGGCGGCTTGCTATCCGGTGTCCAACATGATGCGCATCTTGAAGCGGGCGCACTGACAAGTACCGCTTTCGGTTCGAGTCTCGGTACATTGGGCGAGTATGTCGTGTCACTTTCCGTCATTTTCTTTGGATTTTCTACCATTATCGCGTGGTTCGTTTACGGCGCCAAATGTTTCGAATACTTATTTGGTGTGAAGTTCGTCATGTTCTATGGCGTCATCTATGTCATCGCTACCTTTATTGGAACAGTGGCGAATTTGCAAACCGTTTGGTTATTTGCTGATACCGCAAATGCCCTGATGATGATTCCAAACTTAATTGGTATTTTGTTCTTGTACAAAGTCGTTCAACGCGAAACGGCACACTATTTCGATCCTAGCACGCGACTTTATACAAAATAA
- a CDS encoding VOC family protein produces MIQRLQEVMLYVEDQTKAKQFWTTHFDFQVASDDTYHEMRVITLKPTQDAQTAIVLQDKAKVEAMGMGVNTGTPSLMFGTTDIDALYESLQSQGVQVGEKMTLPTGTVFNFSDDEGHYFAVRQIEQ; encoded by the coding sequence ATGATACAACGTTTACAAGAGGTCATGCTTTACGTAGAAGACCAAACGAAAGCTAAGCAGTTCTGGACGACACACTTTGATTTCCAAGTTGCAAGTGATGACACCTATCACGAGATGCGTGTGATTACATTAAAACCTACCCAAGATGCACAAACGGCGATCGTGTTGCAAGACAAAGCGAAAGTCGAAGCAATGGGAATGGGTGTCAATACTGGAACCCCTTCTCTGATGTTTGGCACAACTGATATCGATGCACTTTATGAATCGTTACAATCCCAAGGGGTACAAGTAGGTGAAAAAATGACATTGCCAACTGGGACGGTCTTTAACTTTTCAGATGACGAAGGACACTATTTCGCAGTACGACAAATCGAACAATAA
- a CDS encoding ABC transporter ATP-binding protein — MKEQASNVQLTVKEQGRALYRLIRYTFPFKKLIFLTFSMLTLSTLSSMSVPYLVKVFIDQYLTPRHFPSHDLIVLLSVFIGIQLFGAVTTYLSIYYLQYLAFKVIQQLRIDAFHRISRLGMKFFDATPSGSIVSRLTNDTEAIVEMFTGVLSSFLVAFFMIIASFIMMFVLDIRMAFFALLFMPLVFIVLAVYRKYASIYFYETRRRLSDLNTKLGESIEGMKIIQIFNQEARLRDEFKAINAAHYDYTMKTIRLDGLLLRPAITMLATFSTVMILAYFGILSFSSTVTAGVIYAFIQYMQRFFEPVNQVSQNLNIFQQAIVSASRVFNMMDNPTHAPLQEAESQHEITEGRIVFDDVSFSYDGEHDVLKHISFTVEPGQTVALVGHTGSGKSSIINLFMRFYEFNRGDILIDGQSIKHFSHQQLKQNTGLVLQDPFMFYGTIASNIKLYHPTMAREDVRAAAQFVHADQFIESLEKGYDHQVIEKGGAFSSGQRQLIAFARTMAIDPKILILDEATANIDSETEEAIQQSLNRMRKGRTTIAIAHRLSTIQDADEILVLNQGEIVERGTHETLIAKGGIYYKMYQLQLKGES, encoded by the coding sequence ATGAAGGAACAAGCAAGTAACGTCCAACTCACGGTAAAGGAGCAAGGGAGAGCGTTATACCGACTCATTCGATACACATTTCCATTTAAAAAATTGATATTTCTCACCTTCTCCATGTTGACTTTATCCACGCTATCCAGCATGTCGGTACCTTATTTAGTCAAAGTATTCATCGACCAATATTTGACACCGCGGCATTTTCCGAGTCATGATCTCATCGTATTATTGAGTGTGTTTATCGGTATACAACTTTTTGGTGCGGTCACGACTTATTTAAGTATTTATTATTTACAGTATCTTGCTTTTAAAGTGATACAACAGTTGAGAATCGATGCATTTCATCGGATTAGTCGGCTAGGGATGAAGTTTTTTGATGCGACACCAAGTGGGAGTATTGTCTCTCGTTTGACGAATGATACAGAAGCGATTGTTGAGATGTTTACGGGTGTGTTGTCTTCCTTTTTAGTCGCCTTTTTCATGATTATTGCAAGTTTTATCATGATGTTTGTTCTAGATATTCGGATGGCATTTTTTGCACTGCTCTTTATGCCGCTTGTATTCATCGTTTTAGCGGTATATCGAAAATATGCATCGATCTACTTTTATGAAACAAGACGCCGTTTGTCTGACTTGAATACGAAACTTGGAGAATCGATTGAAGGGATGAAGATTATTCAAATTTTCAACCAAGAAGCACGGTTAAGAGACGAATTCAAGGCCATCAATGCCGCTCATTATGATTATACGATGAAAACGATTCGCCTTGACGGATTGTTACTTCGACCCGCAATCACGATGTTAGCGACTTTTTCAACCGTGATGATTTTAGCGTATTTTGGGATTTTAAGTTTTTCATCTACGGTGACGGCAGGGGTCATTTATGCATTTATTCAATACATGCAACGTTTTTTTGAACCTGTCAATCAAGTGAGTCAGAACTTAAATATTTTCCAACAAGCGATTGTGTCTGCGAGCCGTGTGTTCAATATGATGGATAATCCAACACATGCGCCGTTACAAGAGGCAGAGAGCCAGCATGAAATCACAGAAGGCCGCATTGTCTTTGATGATGTCTCGTTCAGTTACGATGGTGAACATGATGTTTTAAAACATATTTCGTTTACGGTTGAACCGGGACAAACAGTGGCACTTGTGGGGCATACAGGATCTGGAAAAAGTTCGATTATTAATCTGTTTATGCGGTTTTATGAATTTAATAGAGGTGACATTCTTATTGATGGACAATCCATTAAACATTTTTCGCATCAGCAGTTAAAACAAAATACAGGTCTCGTCTTGCAAGATCCTTTTATGTTTTATGGGACGATTGCTTCCAACATTAAGCTCTATCATCCGACAATGGCACGTGAAGATGTGCGAGCAGCAGCACAATTCGTTCATGCGGATCAATTTATTGAAAGTCTAGAAAAAGGTTATGACCACCAAGTCATTGAAAAAGGTGGGGCGTTTTCCAGTGGTCAACGTCAACTCATTGCATTTGCACGTACAATGGCCATTGACCCGAAAATTTTAATTTTAGATGAAGCGACTGCAAATATAGATTCAGAAACGGAAGAAGCGATTCAACAATCACTTAACCGAATGCGTAAAGGGCGTACAACGATAGCCATTGCCCATCGCTTATCAACGATTCAAGACGCGGATGAAATATTAGTATTGAATCAAGGGGAAATTGTTGAACGTGGGACACATGAAACGTTAATTGCAAAAGGCGGGATTTATTATAAGATGTACCAACTCCAACTTAAAGGAGAATCTTAA
- a CDS encoding ABC transporter ATP-binding protein, whose amino-acid sequence MKVFKQLGWFLKEEKWRYITALIALLIAASSSLVPPQMIGFVIDRITTKTLTPQNLTLYLLTIFLIGICVYGLRYFLRIRFFGASAKLGRILRERLYYKYTQMSPSFYQQYRTGDLMAHATNDIRAVQNTAGIGVLTISEALITGGMTLFMMFITISPKLTLIAMIPLPFLVILTSHYGRLLHKGFKDAQAAFSQLNDKTQESIAGVKVTKSFGYEAADEEDFRQLSDRVVAKNLVVSKIDALFDPTIELVIGASYLLSVIFGAYMVIDGSMTLGQLITFTTYLGMLVWPLLALGFFFNIVQRGAASYDRIQALERVPNDIVLKPKLSEAPTGDITFDLETFQFKDATVNHLREIHFTVRQGSTIGIVGHTGAGKSLLIRLLLREFDTRRPEDIQYGHQPIRDYPIEKYRAQFGYVPQEHFLFSSTIRGNIAFSQPDISDDAVYHASAMSHIHQDILSLPAAYDTVVGERGVSLSGGQKQRISIARALLMNPEVLILDDALSAVDAETETAILNNLKKERQGKTNIITAHRMSAVMHADLIIVMRDGTVIEQGTHEELLQNEGWYADTFQAQAMQNRLTQDLESEVGGGDSNEGTSK is encoded by the coding sequence ATGAAAGTTTTTAAACAATTGGGATGGTTTCTAAAAGAAGAAAAGTGGCGTTATATCACAGCGTTGATCGCTTTGTTAATCGCCGCTTCATCCAGTTTAGTTCCGCCACAAATGATTGGTTTTGTGATTGATCGAATTACGACAAAAACATTAACACCACAAAATTTAACACTTTATCTCTTAACGATTTTTTTAATCGGAATTTGCGTATACGGTTTGCGTTACTTTTTGCGTATACGTTTTTTTGGAGCGAGCGCGAAATTGGGGCGTATATTAAGAGAGCGTCTCTACTACAAATACACGCAAATGAGTCCGTCATTTTATCAGCAGTATCGTACAGGAGACTTAATGGCACATGCGACTAATGATATTCGAGCTGTACAAAACACAGCAGGAATCGGTGTATTGACAATTTCAGAAGCGTTGATTACAGGTGGAATGACGTTGTTCATGATGTTCATCACAATCAGCCCTAAACTGACGCTTATCGCCATGATTCCTTTGCCTTTTTTAGTGATTTTAACGAGCCACTATGGACGATTATTACATAAAGGCTTTAAAGACGCACAGGCGGCATTTAGTCAGTTGAATGATAAAACACAAGAAAGTATTGCGGGTGTTAAAGTGACGAAATCATTTGGCTATGAGGCAGCGGATGAAGAAGATTTTCGTCAATTGAGCGATCGTGTCGTAGCAAAAAATTTAGTTGTTTCCAAAATTGATGCCTTATTTGATCCTACGATTGAATTGGTGATTGGTGCGAGCTATTTATTGAGTGTTATTTTCGGCGCTTATATGGTGATTGATGGTTCAATGACATTAGGTCAACTGATTACCTTTACGACTTACTTAGGGATGCTCGTTTGGCCACTCCTCGCATTAGGGTTTTTCTTTAACATTGTTCAGAGAGGTGCAGCTTCGTATGATCGAATACAAGCACTTGAACGTGTGCCAAACGATATTGTCTTAAAGCCGAAGTTGTCAGAAGCACCCACTGGAGACATTACATTTGATTTGGAAACATTTCAATTTAAAGATGCCACGGTAAACCATCTACGAGAGATTCATTTCACGGTTCGTCAGGGATCGACTATCGGTATTGTAGGTCACACAGGGGCAGGTAAAAGTTTGCTCATTCGGTTATTGTTAAGAGAGTTTGATACGCGACGTCCGGAAGACATACAATATGGCCATCAACCGATTCGTGATTATCCTATTGAAAAATATAGAGCGCAATTCGGCTACGTCCCACAGGAGCATTTTTTGTTTTCTTCGACGATACGTGGGAATATCGCATTCAGTCAACCGGATATTTCAGATGACGCCGTGTATCATGCCAGTGCGATGAGTCATATTCATCAAGATATTTTATCGTTGCCTGCCGCGTATGACACGGTCGTTGGTGAGCGAGGCGTTTCACTATCAGGTGGACAGAAACAACGGATTTCGATAGCGCGTGCGTTATTGATGAACCCAGAAGTGCTTATACTAGATGATGCCTTATCTGCAGTCGATGCCGAAACGGAAACGGCGATTTTAAATAACTTGAAAAAAGAACGACAAGGAAAAACCAATATCATTACGGCACATCGTATGAGTGCCGTGATGCACGCCGATTTAATCATAGTGATGCGTGATGGGACAGTGATTGAACAAGGTACGCATGAAGAACTGCTTCAAAATGAAGGTTGGTATGCAGATACATTTCAAGCGCAAGCGATGCAAAATCGTCTGACACAAGACTTGGAGAGTGAAGTAGGGGGAGGTGATTCGAATGAAGGAACAAGCAAGTAA
- a CDS encoding HAD family hydrolase: protein MNNTIIFDLDDTLYDQLQPFEYAYYRHFGDSQIGVERLYRHFRIYGEALFEATQSGHMSISAMHVVRITRAVADFDIALPVDKARAFQKDYETAQQHLTLSDTMTTLLRYLVAQGVRMGIVTNGESDRQRAKIKALKLDSYFPESHLFISAELGVAKPNPAIFNRVGQQLEVQPHTTYFIGDHFENDVLGALNVGWQAIWFNRRHHIPSQMHRRPMYTVTTERELLNVVQHILASTLNR, encoded by the coding sequence ATGAACAATACAATTATTTTTGATTTAGATGACACGTTGTATGATCAATTACAACCTTTTGAATATGCCTATTATCGTCATTTTGGTGACAGTCAAATCGGTGTAGAGCGGCTGTATCGTCATTTTCGAATATATGGGGAGGCGTTATTCGAAGCGACGCAATCTGGACACATGTCTATATCGGCGATGCACGTAGTACGTATTACGCGTGCAGTCGCTGATTTTGATATTGCGTTGCCTGTAGACAAAGCACGGGCGTTTCAAAAAGATTACGAAACGGCGCAACAGCATTTGACCTTATCAGACACGATGACGACTTTGTTGCGTTATCTCGTTGCGCAAGGCGTTCGAATGGGGATAGTGACAAATGGAGAATCTGACCGTCAACGCGCAAAAATTAAAGCGTTGAAGTTGGATTCATATTTTCCAGAATCGCATCTATTTATTTCAGCTGAACTCGGTGTAGCAAAACCGAATCCGGCTATTTTTAACCGTGTGGGCCAACAGTTAGAAGTCCAACCACACACCACGTATTTCATTGGTGACCACTTTGAAAATGATGTTTTGGGGGCGTTAAATGTAGGATGGCAGGCGATTTGGTTTAATCGACGACATCATATCCCTTCCCAAATGCATCGGCGTCCAATGTATACCGTGACCACTGAACGGGAATTGTTGAATGTGGTTCAACACATCCTTGCATCGACGTTGAACAGATGA
- the trpA gene encoding tryptophan synthase subunit alpha: protein MQRKQFVAYIMSGTQMVEQLKALDEVGVDYVEIGIPFSDPVADGPVIMKAGQAAIQAGMTAQKIMDQLKTMKHEIDTRYLLMTYYHTIETYGEAAFMAEAEAAGVEGLIIPDMPHEYLTQLKARYPHRRLKFISLIAMTAASERRQRIARAAEGFIYTITMNQITGQNGEFHPELKQNMKDIKACTDIPVMAGFGIRTPEHVKDIATVADGVIIGSEIVRRFQEEGIEATKAYLKSIREALDSMDSNPQIVE from the coding sequence ATGCAAAGAAAACAATTTGTTGCATACATCATGAGTGGCACACAGATGGTTGAGCAATTAAAAGCATTAGATGAAGTCGGTGTAGATTATGTAGAGATCGGTATTCCATTTTCTGATCCAGTTGCGGATGGACCGGTGATCATGAAAGCGGGTCAAGCGGCCATCCAAGCAGGCATGACTGCACAAAAAATTATGGACCAATTGAAAACAATGAAACATGAAATTGACACACGCTATTTGCTCATGACTTATTATCACACGATAGAAACATATGGTGAAGCGGCATTTATGGCTGAAGCAGAAGCGGCGGGGGTTGAAGGTTTGATTATTCCCGATATGCCGCACGAATATCTGACACAATTGAAAGCACGCTATCCTCATCGTCGGTTAAAATTCATTTCGTTGATTGCGATGACTGCTGCATCGGAACGACGACAACGGATTGCACGTGCTGCAGAAGGGTTTATTTATACGATTACGATGAATCAAATTACAGGACAAAATGGTGAGTTTCATCCAGAGTTGAAGCAGAACATGAAGGATATTAAAGCGTGTACGGACATTCCTGTTATGGCGGGATTTGGTATTCGTACGCCTGAACATGTCAAAGATATCGCAACGGTTGCGGATGGCGTGATTATTGGAAGTGAAATTGTTCGTCGATTTCAAGAGGAAGGCATTGAAGCGACAAAAGCGTATTTAAAATCGATTCGAGAAGCATTAGATTCAATGGATTCGAATCCCCAAATCGTTGAATGA